In Phreatobacter stygius, a genomic segment contains:
- a CDS encoding Gfo/Idh/MocA family protein has product MPNPVLERFGRPFRLGLAGGAPPSLIGPVHRTASVMDQRFQLVAGVLSSRPERALTEGRAAGLAEDRCYASVEAMISGEARRPDGIEAVAIITPNDSHARYVRLALEGGLDVMVEKPLCNDLGEALALADLARRTGRAVALTHTYSGYPMIRDMRARIEAGEIGQIRLVQVDYMAGGLATRVEDAPDAARRWRLDPAVSGPSLVLGDIGTHAHHLVGFVTGERLASVSADVGTLMPGRRVHDIAQVRFRLGNGARGRIDACNAAAGASNQVSLTVYGETGHLRWEHRHHGRLVQANLDGDIRIIGSGQPNLTDMAKAATRLMRPGHPEGLQEAVANLYCGLADEMLARRGLAPAAATLTPSIADGVAGLAFVEACLASSAAGGAHVELATHG; this is encoded by the coding sequence ATGCCCAATCCGGTTCTCGAACGCTTCGGCCGGCCGTTCCGCCTGGGCCTTGCCGGCGGCGCGCCGCCCTCGCTGATCGGGCCGGTGCATCGGACGGCGAGCGTGATGGACCAGCGCTTCCAGCTGGTCGCCGGCGTGCTGTCGTCGCGCCCCGAGCGCGCGCTGACCGAAGGCCGCGCCGCCGGCCTGGCCGAAGACCGCTGTTATGCCAGCGTCGAGGCGATGATATCGGGCGAGGCGCGCCGGCCCGATGGCATCGAGGCCGTCGCCATCATCACGCCGAATGACAGCCATGCCCGCTATGTCCGCCTGGCGCTGGAGGGCGGCCTCGACGTGATGGTCGAAAAGCCATTGTGCAACGATCTCGGCGAGGCCCTGGCGCTGGCCGATCTGGCGCGCCGGACCGGCCGGGCGGTGGCGCTGACCCATACCTATTCCGGCTATCCGATGATCCGCGACATGCGCGCGCGGATCGAGGCCGGCGAGATCGGCCAGATCCGCCTCGTCCAGGTCGATTACATGGCCGGCGGCCTTGCCACCCGGGTCGAGGACGCGCCTGATGCCGCCCGGCGCTGGCGGCTCGATCCTGCGGTCAGCGGGCCATCGCTGGTGCTCGGCGATATCGGCACCCATGCCCATCACCTCGTCGGTTTCGTCACCGGCGAGCGGCTTGCCAGCGTCTCGGCCGATGTCGGAACGCTGATGCCGGGCCGGCGGGTGCATGACATCGCGCAGGTGCGCTTTCGCCTGGGCAATGGCGCGCGCGGCCGGATCGACGCCTGCAACGCCGCCGCCGGCGCGTCCAACCAGGTATCGCTGACCGTCTATGGCGAGACCGGCCATTTGCGCTGGGAGCATCGCCATCACGGCCGTCTCGTCCAGGCCAATCTCGACGGCGACATCAGGATCATCGGTTCCGGCCAACCGAACCTGACGGATATGGCCAAGGCGGCGACCCGGCTGATGCGGCCGGGCCACCCGGAAGGCCTGCAGGAGGCGGTGGCCAATCTTTATTGCGGCCTCGCCGACGAGATGCTGGCGCGACGCGGGCTGGCCCCGGCGGCGGCCACGCTTACGCCGTCGATCGCCGACGGCGTCGCGGGATTGGCCTTCGTCGAGGCTTGCCTGGCGAGTTCAGCGGCGGGTGGCGCGCATGTGGAGCTGGCGACGCATGGATGA
- a CDS encoding sugar phosphate isomerase/epimerase family protein, which translates to MSPPRTIRGPGLFISQFISNEPPFDTLDGMARFAAGNGFVALQIPVHDPRFIDLQRLDESGYIGKLETTLHGDRLAISEIAAHRAGQLMAVNPAYDAVMDGFASADCRGDPARRQARAAADLGAAITLAGRLGVVRLATFSGSLAWPFFYPFPPPPEGLIDRAFAALAARWRPLLDHADQANVDICFELHPGQDLHDGATFDRFLALVDGHPRAKILYDPSHMLLQHMDYLGFIDRYHDRIGAFHVKDAEFVVSDQRGVYGGYGDWLERPGRFRSPGDGQIDFKAIFSRLTRHGYDGWAVLEWECCLKNRLDGAAEGARFIADHIIRVGETPFDAGMRAQGSPDRLDAMLGLRRP; encoded by the coding sequence GTGTCGCCACCCCGCACGATCCGTGGCCCCGGCCTGTTCATCAGCCAATTCATCAGCAATGAGCCGCCTTTCGATACATTGGACGGCATGGCGCGCTTTGCCGCCGGCAATGGTTTCGTCGCCCTGCAGATCCCGGTCCACGATCCGCGCTTCATCGATCTTCAGCGCCTCGACGAAAGCGGTTACATTGGCAAGCTGGAGACCACGCTGCACGGCGATCGCCTCGCGATCAGCGAGATCGCCGCCCATCGCGCCGGCCAGCTCATGGCGGTCAACCCGGCCTATGACGCGGTCATGGATGGCTTTGCGTCAGCCGATTGCCGTGGCGATCCGGCCAGGCGCCAGGCCCGAGCGGCGGCCGATCTTGGCGCCGCCATCACGCTCGCCGGCCGGCTCGGCGTTGTCAGGCTCGCGACCTTTTCGGGCAGCCTGGCCTGGCCATTCTTCTACCCCTTCCCGCCACCGCCGGAGGGCCTGATCGACCGGGCTTTCGCGGCACTGGCGGCGCGCTGGCGGCCGCTGCTCGACCATGCCGACCAGGCCAATGTCGACATCTGCTTCGAGCTGCATCCGGGCCAGGATCTGCATGACGGCGCCACCTTCGATCGCTTCCTGGCCCTGGTCGACGGCCACCCGCGTGCCAAGATCCTCTATGATCCGAGCCACATGCTGCTCCAGCACATGGACTATCTCGGCTTCATCGATCGCTACCACGACCGCATCGGCGCCTTTCACGTCAAGGACGCCGAATTCGTCGTCAGCGACCAGCGTGGCGTCTATGGCGGTTATGGCGACTGGCTGGAGCGGCCAGGCCGGTTCCGCAGCCCAGGCGACGGCCAGATCGACTTCAAGGCGATCTTCTCCCGGCTGACCCGGCATGGCTATGACGGCTGGGCGGTGCTCGAATGGGAATGCTGCCTGAAGAACCGGCTCGACGGCGCGGCCGAGGGCGCCCGCTTCATCGCCGACCACATCATCCGCGTCGGTGAGACGCCGTTCGATGCGGGGATGCGGGCGCAAGGCTCGCCCGATAGGCTCGACGCCATGCTCGGCCTCAGGAGACCATGA
- the araD gene encoding L-arabinonate dehydratase, whose translation MTKRIKTPETLRSHRWYGPNDMRSHSHRQRTQQMGFRRDEFMGRPVIGILNTWSEMSPCHFHLRDRAEAVKRGVIRAGGFPVELPAMSLGEVLVKPTTMFYRNFLAMEAEELMRQLPIDGAVLLGGCDKTTPGLIMGATSMDIPVIFCSAGPMMNSRRNGQAIGSGTHTRKFWDDYRAGNLSDADWIEIEGISSRSPGTCNTMGTATTMTAIAETIGFSLPGASSIPAADSAHPRMCSQAGERIVEMVWEDLKPSSLLSAGSFANGVEVCAALGGSTNAVVHLVAMARRAGIPLTIDAFDAAARRTPVMANLYPAGRFLMEDFYFAGGLPALLSRIADRLDLTAMTVTGKTLGDNIAGAVVRDEAVICTLDKPASSEPGLAVLYGNLCPDGAVIKPSAASPTLMTHRGRCVVFDDHAALTRGIDDETLGIDENSVIVLRNAGPVGGPGMPEWGALPIPKTLLARGVRDMVRLSDARMSGTHFGTCVLHICPESRVGGPLALLQTGDEILLDVPNRRLDMLVDEAEIARRKAAWVQPPKRFARGYGALFEQHVRQANLGADFDVLERGEPTPEPEIF comes from the coding sequence ATGACCAAGCGCATCAAGACGCCCGAGACCCTGCGCAGCCACCGCTGGTACGGGCCGAACGACATGCGCTCGCATTCGCACCGCCAGCGCACCCAGCAGATGGGGTTCCGCCGCGACGAGTTCATGGGCCGGCCGGTCATCGGCATTCTCAACACCTGGAGCGAGATGAGCCCTTGCCATTTCCACCTGCGCGACCGGGCGGAAGCGGTGAAGCGCGGGGTGATCCGAGCCGGCGGCTTTCCGGTGGAACTGCCGGCCATGTCGCTCGGCGAAGTGCTGGTGAAACCCACCACCATGTTCTACCGCAACTTCCTGGCCATGGAGGCCGAGGAGCTGATGCGCCAGTTGCCGATCGACGGCGCGGTGCTGCTCGGCGGCTGCGACAAGACCACGCCCGGCCTGATCATGGGCGCGACCTCCATGGACATTCCGGTGATCTTCTGCTCGGCCGGCCCCATGATGAACTCTCGCCGCAACGGCCAGGCCATCGGCTCCGGCACCCATACCCGCAAGTTCTGGGACGACTATCGCGCCGGCAATCTCTCCGATGCCGACTGGATCGAGATCGAGGGCATTTCGTCGCGCTCGCCCGGCACCTGCAACACCATGGGCACGGCCACCACCATGACCGCGATCGCCGAGACCATCGGTTTTTCGTTGCCTGGTGCTTCCTCCATTCCAGCCGCCGATTCCGCCCATCCGCGCATGTGCTCGCAGGCCGGCGAGCGCATTGTCGAAATGGTCTGGGAAGACCTGAAACCCTCGAGCCTGCTCAGCGCCGGCAGCTTCGCCAATGGTGTCGAGGTCTGTGCCGCGCTCGGCGGTTCGACCAATGCCGTCGTGCATCTCGTCGCCATGGCCAGGCGCGCCGGCATTCCGCTGACCATCGATGCCTTCGACGCGGCGGCACGGCGCACGCCGGTCATGGCCAATCTCTATCCGGCCGGCCGCTTCCTGATGGAGGATTTCTACTTTGCCGGCGGCCTGCCGGCTCTGCTCTCACGCATTGCCGACCGGCTGGATCTCACGGCCATGACGGTGACCGGCAAGACGCTCGGCGACAATATCGCCGGTGCCGTGGTGCGCGACGAGGCGGTCATCTGCACGCTCGACAAACCGGCGTCATCCGAGCCGGGGCTTGCCGTGCTCTACGGCAATCTCTGCCCCGATGGGGCGGTGATCAAGCCCTCGGCCGCCAGCCCCACCCTGATGACCCATCGCGGCCGTTGCGTGGTGTTCGACGATCATGCCGCGCTGACCCGCGGCATCGACGACGAAACGCTTGGCATCGACGAGAACAGCGTCATCGTGCTGCGCAATGCCGGCCCGGTCGGCGGTCCCGGCATGCCGGAATGGGGCGCGCTGCCGATCCCCAAGACGCTCCTGGCGCGCGGTGTCCGAGACATGGTGCGGCTGTCGGACGCGCGCATGAGCGGCACCCATTTCGGCACCTGCGTGCTGCATATCTGCCCGGAATCGCGTGTCGGCGGGCCGCTGGCTCTGCTGCAGACCGGCGACGAGATTCTGCTCGACGTGCCCAACCGCCGCCTCGACATGCTGGTCGACGAGGCCGAGATCGCGCGGCGCAAGGCGGCCTGGGTTCAGCCGCCCAAACGCTTCGCGCGAGGCTATGGCGCGCTGTTCGAGCAGCATGTCCGCCAGGCCAATCTCGGCGCCGATTTCGACGTGCTGGAGCGCGGCGAGCCGACGCCCGAGCCGGAGATCTTTTGA
- a CDS encoding SDR family oxidoreductase — MAPFTSADIPSQLGRSAIVTGTGGLGFETALALARAGGEVILAGRNPDKGIASVAAIRKAVPAASIRFEPLDLANLGSVAAFGERMRAERPSLDLLVNNAGVMTPPERRTTFDGFELQFGTNYLGHFALTAHVLPLLRQGDKPRVVNLSSLAHRSGQIHFDDLQGQNAYSPWRAYAQSKLAMLIFALELQRRSDAAGWGLMSNAAHPGYARTELIPNGPGTGGLLSRLSLLLQPLASHSAADGALPTLLAATSPEAVGGAYYGPDWFYELKGPPKLAKVMPQAKDEAAAARLWDVSEQLTKTSFSARAR; from the coding sequence ATGGCGCCTTTCACATCAGCAGACATCCCCTCGCAGCTTGGCCGTTCGGCTATCGTCACGGGCACCGGCGGCCTCGGCTTCGAGACCGCCCTGGCGCTGGCACGCGCCGGGGGCGAGGTCATCCTGGCCGGACGCAATCCGGACAAGGGGATTGCTTCGGTCGCGGCGATCCGCAAGGCGGTTCCGGCCGCCAGCATCCGTTTCGAACCGCTGGATCTGGCAAATCTCGGCTCGGTCGCGGCCTTTGGCGAGCGTATGCGGGCCGAACGCCCGAGCCTCGATCTGCTGGTCAACAATGCCGGGGTCATGACGCCACCCGAGCGGCGGACCACTTTCGACGGCTTCGAACTGCAATTCGGCACCAATTATCTTGGCCATTTTGCGCTGACCGCCCATGTGTTGCCGCTGCTCAGGCAGGGCGACAAGCCTCGGGTGGTCAATCTGAGCAGCCTTGCCCATCGCAGCGGTCAGATCCATTTCGACGACCTGCAAGGGCAGAACGCCTATTCGCCGTGGCGGGCCTATGCGCAATCGAAGCTCGCCATGCTGATTTTCGCTCTTGAACTGCAGCGCCGGAGCGATGCCGCCGGCTGGGGCCTGATGAGCAATGCCGCTCATCCCGGTTATGCCCGCACCGAGCTGATCCCGAATGGCCCCGGCACCGGTGGCCTGCTGTCGAGGCTCAGTCTCCTGCTGCAGCCGCTGGCGAGCCATTCGGCCGCGGATGGCGCCTTGCCGACCTTGCTCGCGGCGACATCGCCCGAGGCCGTCGGCGGCGCCTATTACGGGCCGGATTGGTTCTATGAACTGAAAGGGCCGCCGAAGCTCGCCAAGGTCATGCCGCAGGCCAAGGACGAGGCGGCCGCCGCCCGCTTGTGGGACGTGTCCGAGCAATTGACCAAGACGTCTTTCAGCGCTCGGGCCCGCTGA
- a CDS encoding nuclear transport factor 2 family protein has product MAENSRDSERIAIIRSYFRKIDERDPSFFDDVAEDVQLFFPKFGIGHGKAALALFGERLGSDLESLSHDIDGFNVIVAGDTIVVEGQESGVTRAGLRWPDGVVSEGRFCNVFEFDGLKIRRIHIYVDPDFTNSHDERVRLLRGGKTPGDETRGVVNRYFMMMLTGAEPEAIASLFSEAIDWDIAGDTTLVPWIGRKTGRAGVASFVQDLRERIEPVSFEVSSILVDGKRAVAMGALVSKVTNTGKTIETEFALDFTVEAGLITRYRMLEDSFAVARAAA; this is encoded by the coding sequence ATGGCCGAGAACAGCCGCGACAGCGAGCGGATCGCGATCATCAGGAGCTATTTCCGCAAGATCGACGAACGCGATCCGAGCTTCTTCGACGATGTCGCCGAGGACGTTCAGCTGTTCTTCCCGAAATTCGGCATAGGCCACGGCAAGGCCGCGCTGGCCCTGTTCGGTGAACGGCTGGGAAGTGATCTCGAAAGCCTCAGCCACGATATCGATGGGTTCAACGTCATCGTCGCCGGCGACACGATCGTCGTCGAGGGCCAGGAGAGCGGCGTCACCCGCGCCGGCCTGCGCTGGCCCGATGGCGTCGTGTCGGAGGGCCGCTTCTGCAACGTTTTCGAGTTCGACGGGCTCAAGATCCGGCGCATCCACATCTATGTCGACCCCGACTTTACCAACAGCCATGACGAGCGCGTCCGACTGCTGCGCGGAGGAAAGACGCCCGGGGACGAGACCCGTGGCGTCGTCAACCGCTATTTCATGATGATGCTGACGGGTGCCGAGCCCGAAGCGATCGCCTCACTGTTCAGTGAGGCTATCGACTGGGACATTGCCGGCGATACCACCCTTGTGCCCTGGATCGGCCGAAAGACCGGTCGCGCCGGCGTCGCCAGTTTCGTCCAGGACCTGCGCGAACGGATCGAACCGGTCAGTTTCGAGGTGAGCTCGATCCTGGTCGACGGCAAGCGAGCGGTCGCCATGGGTGCGCTCGTCTCGAAGGTGACGAACACCGGCAAAACCATTGAAACGGAGTTCGCGCTCGATTTCACCGTCGAGGCAGGGCTGATCACACGCTACCGGATGCTCGAGGACTCGTTCGCGGTCGCCAGGGCGGCGGCCTGA
- a CDS encoding TetR/AcrR family transcriptional regulator, producing MTSRGRPRNFDRSHALACAMRVFWAKGYEGAQLVDLTAAMGINPPSFYAAFGSKQAIFREAVDLYLGTAGAGAMRALEETAATRDAVENMLKASADVALAAPGSGGCLVILGLVNGLAENEPSRAYLQDIRRQTIERVRERLDRGLREGDLIAGTDTARLATFYAAVMQGLSLQARDGASRDELDGVVAAAMSALDGGRSPQAMPGRRG from the coding sequence ATGACCAGCCGGGGACGTCCGCGCAATTTCGACCGGAGCCACGCGCTCGCCTGCGCGATGCGGGTGTTCTGGGCGAAAGGTTACGAGGGCGCGCAATTGGTCGACCTCACCGCCGCCATGGGCATCAACCCGCCGAGTTTTTATGCCGCCTTTGGCTCCAAGCAAGCGATCTTCCGCGAGGCGGTCGACCTCTACCTCGGAACCGCCGGCGCTGGCGCCATGCGCGCGCTGGAAGAGACAGCGGCAACGCGCGATGCCGTCGAGAACATGCTGAAGGCGAGCGCCGATGTCGCGCTGGCGGCTCCGGGATCCGGTGGCTGCCTGGTGATCCTCGGGCTGGTCAATGGCCTGGCCGAGAACGAGCCGTCGCGCGCCTATCTCCAGGATATCAGGCGCCAGACCATCGAGCGGGTCCGCGAGCGGCTCGACCGCGGCCTGCGCGAGGGGGATCTCATCGCCGGCACCGACACGGCGAGGCTTGCAACCTTTTATGCCGCGGTGATGCAGGGCTTGTCGCTCCAGGCGCGCGACGGGGCATCGCGGGACGAACTCGACGGCGTGGTCGCCGCCGCGATGAGCGCGCTGGACGGCGGCCGATCACCTCAAGCAATGCCCGGGCGGCGGGGCTGA
- a CDS encoding c-type cytochrome, protein MKFIAGFIVALVALAIAGFAVVYSGVVNVAARGPDSAPVAWLLTTAMQRSVARRAAAEPQPAPSTDLKLGFRFYNETCVYCHGGPGKDPVDFGKGLIPEPPYLADTVAGWTGAELYWIVKNGVRMTGMPSFADSHKDEELRAVVAFIQKLPGMTPEQYAEYEKAQ, encoded by the coding sequence ATGAAATTCATCGCCGGATTTATCGTCGCTCTTGTTGCCCTCGCGATCGCCGGCTTCGCGGTCGTCTATAGCGGCGTCGTCAACGTTGCCGCACGCGGGCCGGACAGCGCACCGGTCGCCTGGTTGCTGACCACTGCCATGCAGCGTTCGGTCGCGCGCCGGGCGGCGGCCGAACCGCAACCTGCGCCATCCACCGACCTCAAGCTCGGCTTCCGCTTCTACAACGAGACCTGCGTCTATTGTCACGGCGGTCCGGGCAAGGACCCCGTGGACTTCGGCAAGGGCCTGATCCCGGAGCCGCCTTATCTCGCCGATACCGTCGCCGGCTGGACCGGCGCCGAGCTCTACTGGATCGTCAAGAACGGTGTCAGGATGACCGGCATGCCGTCATTTGCCGATAGCCACAAGGACGAGGAGCTGCGGGCAGTCGTCGCTTTCATCCAGAAGCTGCCCGGCATGACGCCGGAGCAATATGCCGAATACGAAAAGGCGCAATGA
- a CDS encoding SpoVR family protein, which yields MEKRAKASSLLFSGSDWNFQTLSRTYDAIETVALDDLKLDVYPNQMEIISSEQMLDAYASIGMPLMYQHWSFGKHFIHEEHLYRKGRRGLAYELVINSNPCIVYLMEENTMALQALVTAHAAFGHNHFFKNNYLFQQWTDAGAILNYMEFAKTYIARCEERHGIAAVEQILDAAHALMDQAVFRYRRPPRLSSEKERDRIRERLEYEEQSFSDLWRTLPRRKESITPSEAEREAQERKKFLNLPEENLLYFLEKNSLILEPWQRELVRIVRIVAQYFYPQRQTKVMNEGCATFVHYTILNTLFDQGKVGEGTMLEVLQSHANVVFQPNFDDPRYSGLNPYALGFALMQDIERICMKPTSEDRDWFPDFAGNGDWRATLIDAWANHRDESFLRQYLSPALIRKFRLFVLADEPDDSHYKVASIHDERGYDKVRSAIANSYDVGANRPDIQVADVDLLGDRHLRLQHMVQNGVVLAEAGRQATLRHVRRLWGYNVSLAGVDAESGNQLYEVSADETAN from the coding sequence GTGGAAAAGCGTGCCAAAGCCTCCAGCCTCTTGTTTTCAGGTTCCGACTGGAACTTCCAGACCCTGTCGCGCACCTATGATGCCATCGAGACGGTGGCGCTCGACGACCTGAAGCTCGACGTCTACCCCAACCAGATGGAGATCATTTCCTCCGAGCAGATGCTCGATGCCTATGCCTCCATCGGCATGCCGCTGATGTATCAGCACTGGTCCTTCGGCAAGCACTTCATTCACGAGGAACATCTCTATCGGAAAGGCCGCCGGGGGCTGGCCTATGAGCTGGTGATCAACTCCAACCCCTGCATCGTCTATCTGATGGAAGAGAACACCATGGCACTGCAGGCCCTGGTGACCGCGCATGCGGCCTTCGGCCACAACCACTTCTTCAAGAACAACTATCTGTTCCAGCAATGGACCGATGCCGGCGCGATCCTGAACTACATGGAATTCGCCAAGACCTATATCGCGCGCTGCGAGGAGCGCCACGGCATCGCAGCGGTGGAGCAGATCCTGGATGCGGCGCATGCCCTGATGGACCAGGCGGTGTTCCGCTATCGGCGGCCGCCACGGCTGTCCTCGGAAAAGGAGCGGGATCGCATCCGCGAGCGCCTGGAATATGAGGAGCAGTCGTTCTCCGACCTGTGGCGGACGCTGCCGCGGCGCAAGGAGAGCATCACCCCGTCGGAGGCCGAACGCGAGGCTCAGGAGCGCAAGAAGTTCCTCAATCTGCCGGAAGAGAACCTGCTCTATTTCCTGGAAAAGAACAGCCTGATCCTGGAGCCCTGGCAGCGCGAACTGGTGCGGATCGTCCGCATCGTCGCGCAATATTTCTATCCGCAACGGCAAACCAAGGTGATGAACGAGGGCTGCGCCACCTTTGTCCACTACACTATCCTGAACACGCTGTTCGACCAGGGCAAAGTCGGCGAAGGCACCATGCTCGAGGTGTTGCAGAGCCATGCCAACGTGGTGTTCCAGCCAAATTTCGACGACCCGCGTTATTCCGGCCTCAACCCCTATGCGCTCGGCTTCGCGCTGATGCAGGATATCGAGCGCATCTGCATGAAGCCGACATCCGAGGACCGCGACTGGTTTCCCGATTTCGCCGGCAATGGCGACTGGCGCGCAACGCTCATCGACGCCTGGGCCAATCACCGCGACGAATCCTTCCTGCGGCAATATCTGAGCCCGGCATTGATCCGCAAATTCCGGCTGTTCGTGCTGGCCGACGAGCCGGATGACAGTCACTACAAGGTCGCCTCGATCCATGACGAGCGCGGCTACGACAAGGTCCGTTCGGCGATCGCCAACAGCTACGATGTCGGCGCCAACCGGCCGGACATCCAGGTGGCCGACGTCGATCTGCTGGGCGACCGGCATCTGCGCCTGCAACACATGGTGCAGAACGGCGTCGTGCTGGCGGAGGCCGGCCGCCAGGCGACCCTGCGCCACGTGCGCCGCCTGTGGGGCTACAATGTCAGCCTTGCCGGGGTCGACGCGGAAAGCGGCAACCAACTCTACGAGGTCTCCGCCGACGAGACGGCGAACTGA
- a CDS encoding YeaH/YhbH family protein, translating to MPNYIDRRLNPKDKSLSNRQRFLRRARDELKRIVNDQITSGKITDVDGDHAVPVPVRGTAEPSFQHAQGSGRRDHVLPGNKEFVTGDRLPKPSGQGGGGGAGKGPSGSGGDEDDFRFVLSREEFLDLFFEDLELPDLIKLNLKEVVSFKSRRAGYTIAGAPTNINVGRTMRNSFGRRIALRRPKLKELDSVSEELAKLEAKPQPGAAVRARIALLREDLAKLRRRRKLIGYVDPVDIRFNRFEPQPLPNAKAVMFCLMDVSGSMGEREKDLAKRFFVLLHLFLKRRYERIDIVFIRHTHEAQEVDEETFFYSTQSGGTVVSTALKEMQRVIEERYPSKEWNIYAAQASDGDNGYDDSDYCTMLLNSEVMRLCQYYAYVEIIDERESHIFGSTDNGTSLWRSYCKVGEKWPNFQMTRIAKPSDIYPVFRKLFAKQQASKGQ from the coding sequence ATGCCGAACTATATCGATCGGCGCCTGAACCCGAAGGACAAGAGCCTCAGCAACCGGCAACGCTTCCTGAGGCGGGCGCGCGACGAATTGAAGCGCATCGTCAACGACCAGATCACATCAGGCAAGATCACCGATGTCGATGGCGATCACGCCGTGCCGGTGCCGGTCAGAGGCACGGCCGAGCCGAGCTTCCAGCATGCCCAGGGCAGCGGCCGGCGGGACCATGTCCTGCCGGGCAACAAGGAGTTCGTCACCGGCGACCGGCTGCCGAAACCGAGTGGCCAGGGTGGCGGCGGCGGCGCCGGCAAGGGTCCATCCGGCAGCGGCGGCGACGAGGACGATTTCCGCTTCGTGCTGTCGCGTGAGGAATTCCTCGATCTGTTCTTCGAGGACCTGGAACTGCCCGATCTGATCAAATTGAACCTGAAGGAAGTGGTGTCCTTCAAGTCGCGCCGGGCCGGCTACACCATCGCCGGGGCGCCGACCAACATCAATGTCGGCCGCACCATGCGCAACAGCTTCGGCCGCCGCATCGCGCTGAGACGGCCGAAACTGAAGGAACTGGATTCGGTCTCCGAGGAGCTCGCCAAGCTCGAGGCCAAGCCTCAGCCGGGCGCCGCAGTGCGGGCGCGCATCGCCCTGCTGCGCGAGGACCTGGCGAAGCTCAGGCGGCGGCGCAAGCTGATCGGTTATGTCGATCCGGTCGATATCCGCTTCAATCGCTTCGAGCCGCAACCGCTGCCCAATGCCAAGGCCGTGATGTTCTGCCTGATGGACGTCTCCGGCTCGATGGGCGAGCGGGAGAAGGACCTGGCCAAGCGCTTCTTCGTGCTGCTGCACCTGTTCCTGAAACGGCGCTACGAACGCATCGACATCGTCTTCATCAGGCACACCCACGAAGCGCAGGAGGTCGACGAGGAGACGTTCTTCTACAGCACGCAAAGCGGCGGCACGGTGGTCTCCACCGCCCTGAAGGAAATGCAGCGCGTCATCGAGGAACGTTATCCCAGCAAGGAATGGAACATCTATGCCGCCCAGGCCTCGGACGGCGACAACGGCTATGACGATAGCGATTACTGCACGATGCTGCTCAACAGCGAGGTGATGCGGCTCTGCCAATATTACGCCTATGTCGAGATCATCGACGAGCGCGAGAGCCATATTTTCGGCTCGACCGACAATGGCACGTCGCTCTGGCGGTCCTATTGCAAGGTCGGCGAGAAATGGCCGAACTTCCAGATGACCCGCATCGCCAAGCCGTCCGACATCTATCCGGTCTTTCGCAAGCTCTTCGCGAAACAGCAGGCCTCCAAGGGCCAATGA